The Zygotorulaspora mrakii chromosome 6, complete sequence genome includes the window AGCAAGCAAGGTCAGTCATTCAAGAGTACCGAAATGAAGAGCAACCATTATCAAGACAATTCGAACAAGACTTCCCTCATGTGGTGAAAATCGAGTCTGCTCCGGACCGCATGGTATATTTGCCATCCTATAGCGTATACACTCAAAGCGATTTTACTCTTGCTGAAAATGATCGAGACAGACGAACAAGACTAATTCAAAGGATCGAATCAGGTGATAGCTTGGATATGAACCAGCTGCGACATGATAGTCCTGCGCAGAAGCCCAATCCTATAACAGGATACTACTCTGAGGGTGATTTCTCTGAAAGCGACTCGGATGATGTAACTGAACGCAATTCTAATCATGATTTGGTAGACTTGGAAGCTGAAGATTCAAGAGAAGAGGAGGGTCAGGATAGTGACTTCTACGAGCataatgaagaagatgatggATTTGTGACGGGAGATAGTTTAGATGATGCTGGGGGAGAGGAAGAGTATATTGAGGACGAAGATGAGAACGCGTATATCGACACCGACGCTAGTGAAGGTACCTACGGGAATGACGAGCGAAACGGATTGAATGATGGTGCAGGCGATTATGATGAGaatgacgaagatgatgacgatgataaTGATCAAGACCTTTACGATCTTGTAGATAAAGGCACCGCATCAAAGAAGCGCAGACTTACAAGTACATCCGACGCCAACAGCGcaaatgaagaggaagatgaagaaatcacAATGCGTAATCCCCGaagaagattcaaaattgttaCTGATATCAGTGATGAAGAATAGTGCATTTAAGTATCGTTTTCAAACATTTCTGAGTTGTGTTgtgtatttttcagaattctCGTCGCTGATTGGTTCGTTTGTCGTCTTGCAACTTGAAGGCGACGGGCGGCCTTACCGGTCTAGGAGagagaaaaataaaaatctGCCGAGGGTTATCAAGGAACCTGATTAAAATAATCATACTTTAGTTGTCTGAACTTTCACTTCCTTATCAATAAGACAAGGTTTACCAACAATTTATAAAACGCAACAAAATGTCTAATAAGATCATTCAATTACAAAGATTATTTCAGGCTTCTCACAAGCCATTGTGGTGGAGACATCCAAGGTCTCCATATTATTTGTACCCATTTTACGGTTTATTGACCGTTGCTGTTGTCACACCATTACTTTACATCCCAAATGCTGTCCTTGGTATCAAGGCTAAGAAATAGATTTCTAATTGATCAGGTTtgagaagttgaagatatttttgcttcattttttacttatatttttatattcaagACAGTCTAATGTGGTATAATCCATAGGCGGTGGTGCTATCATTGGGCATGTATGGATAAAGGGTTGTATAACGCCCTCTAGGGCTAATATTATAATAAAGGAGGAAGTAGAGTGCGGAGGATCGAATGATAGATCGAGAGCAActatcaagaaaatttatACGAATCCTGGTTTTGACACAtttattgcaaaaaaaaactcatgAACTATATTTATATTTAACCGTACGTGTACAAGCATATATGTATCTCAATAGCATTTCTGCATAATACTATACTCTGTTGAAACATCGCAAATAAAACTCTTTGACTTTCGAGTAAGGTGTGGTGATCTTGCTTCTAGCTACATATTTGAACTGCGATGATCGCCTAAGTTCGACATCTTCTATCGACGTAGCTATTAACACCGACCTTTTCTCAAAGGGGCATCACTTGACTTGTTTTAAGAATGCGatttatattgaaaaaccaAGAAAAGTATATAGTTCAACAAGTAGGAAGAACGTGAAAAATTGGATGCATTTTATGTTAAAGAGATTTCTGAGTGCATCGAACGTGGCTGTCAGCTGGAGATCCGATATAATACGTGCAGTCAACTTTAAACGGTCTTTCAGAAGTGTACCCGATGACCCTAAATATGTGTTCTCGAAACCGCCAACCTCATCCAAGTTTCCAGATGATCCTCAAAACAAGGATGGCAAACATTTCTTTACACCGCCAAACTCCGCTAATGTGAAAGCAGATGCTTTCAGTGATGAAGTTACATCGATAGGTCAAGCAATAGCTTCCCAGCGAcgtaaaaaaagaaggcaACTCATTTCCTTAATATTATTCGGAACTATAGGAGGCATATTAGGATATAGTGTATGCTACAAAGCTATATATCTGAGAGAACAAAGTTTCATACCTTTGTTCCCTTCGTCGAGAATTCGAAAGTTGAGCAATAAGGACAAAAGAAGGATCGCTATTAAGCAAGTAGAAGATGTCGCAAGGTTGAGAGTTTTAGAACAGCTTTCCCAGCATCCCATGATAAAAGATGAGTATAGTGTTCCACTGCTGGACTCCAATACGCAGGAGACACCCAAGGTGCACAACTTTGAAATGTGGTGTGAAGATCAAGATCCTTGCGTTACGGGAATTGTAGTTGAACCAAACGACAGTAGAGCTTCGTCTCATGAATGGTATAAAGTCCCCTTTTTATTTAAATGGCGAATAACACATCGTCCTATCAGTATATCCAGAACCGTGACTGATTTCTTGAATGGAATCGGACTGTCCTCTACggatattttccaaatcatTGCACCGGAAAATGTTTATGGCTCTTTTAAGTACGAGTTCCCAATCCAGGGAGATGACCACTCAATGCATATATGGTTTCTTGGAGAAATGGACTTAGGCAATGAATCCCTTGTAGTATTCAAAGGTAAATTTCATGTTGATGCTAAATTACAGCAAATAGACTTGCTgcgaaaagaaaataataaattaATCCGTTATATTCTATATAAAGATGATCGAAAATAAATTTGCATtaaactttcaaagaattatTCAGCTTTTCGATaatttcatcttcctcatcttcatccccccaatcaaattttgcatCATCATTTAAGAATTCTTCCAGTAAGGCCTTCTGTTGTTTCTCATGTTGAGCTTTTTGGagaattttcttctgattttctatctttttcttcagcaCTTCTAGCTTGTCTTTACTAGCTTTATCAGCTTTCTCGTTTGATTCAGTAGCATTGTCGATTTTCTTGTTGTTGCCTTTCCTTGGAGATGCTGGCGTACTCTTGTCTATTTTCACATCTTTGACGCTAAAGACTAATCTCCCTTTTGGCTTTTCCTCATGAAAAGTCTTCTTCTCAGTTGATGTTTCAGTAACAGGAGCACTTGAGATTCTGTTCGTTCCacttttcttatttttgcCTGATGTAGGTTTCTTGCGTTGAGTCTTCTTTGAGTGTTCAACTGATCCACTTGGGGCATCAGCCCATATAGACGCCAAAACCATCCagtcaaaaaatcaaagtgAGAACAAAAAACAGCCAGCTCAGAGGAATCCAGCTCCTGGTGCTGTTGTTAATTGCTTTTGTTCGTTTGTATCCTTATCTCCCATGTAGCATAGTTTCaatctttcatctttttcagaaagTGCCAGTTTGCTTGGCGTAAAAAGGACAAACCTTCTCCCTACTTGAGATCCAAAGGTGGATGACAATCAACATCCTGCGGCAAGCTGCGTGTATATTATTTCTAATCAGGTATTATGGATCATGTTGCATTGTAGATTTCGAATTTACTGGACTATGTATATATCTCGAATCTATAAGTGAATGATCAATCATCAACTTCCGAATTAAAATTTGTGTACCGATATATTCCTTCCAGTAGTGCAGCACACACACGACTCAGACTACATTCatagttttttcattgtaaTAAAACACCTGGACACTTTGCAACCCTATTGAacaattcaattgatacGTTACACGAGATGTATAGGCCAAATTCTCAAAGTGCCGCTGCAGACCAATCGGCTTTAAAGCAAACATGCCTCTGAAAGAAGTTGTTAGAGTGTTTGCAATGATGCATAGGTGTCAACCAAAATACAACAGGGGTGTGTCCTTTGACATTGTTTTTCGAAATGTTGAGATCACCAACTGCTAAAATTGTATTACTTCAATTTCCTCTTCCAAATATCATCTACGACAGCAATTGAACGAGTATTGTAAGGCCAAGTAAAGACATTTTTTGTATATAAGGCTTCACAAGAGCAAGAATGATGCTTAAAAGGAATGGTTTATCGCGCACGGGAGAacactttgaaatataacTAGCGGCGACGATAAAACAAGCAGCACTAAGATTTAAGTAATCTAAGACTTTTTGTAGCGCAATGAAGACCAATTGGGCAAAGACCAACGAAACTACTTTGCTGTAATGGAGTAACATCTCGTTCTCTTATAGAGGAAGTTGTAAACTACACCACGATGAGACTTTGACTCCTTGCATTTGTAGGAAGTGTAAGTTCACTTGTAGCTTGCATTACTGAAGTGAAGCATAAGTACACATTCGAGTATTGATTGTTTGACGTAGTCTATACTCGCACTATCGACACATACCAATCCAGTCCTTGTATGTAGATCTTTCAGAGCGCATCTGGTGCTTGCGTGTGTTGAAAGACTTTTGATCACTGGCCTGATAAGCACTCACCTGATAAGCATTGGCTTTTGTTCATTAGAAAGATAGTCAATGTTTCCGGTCACTCGCGTTGGACTCATTGACTCCCAGTCATTGAAGCTGATCGGCCTCTTTTGCATGCTTGGAGGGGATAATTCCGCACCgggaaaaaaattggaaggccgatatcaaaagttcaataaAGATCTCAAAACTGAAAATCAATACTTATGTGCTCGTGGTATTGCACTATTAATGACTAGATTGGAGCAGAATGGATTCCGTTTCTAAAAATATGGATAGAGCGATTGCTGCTGAAGGCAGTAATGAAGAGGAGTTTGATCTGTCTAGCGCTGATTCTTCCCTTGTGATAGCGACTGAAAGTAGGATACAAAGGATCTCCCGGGAATACCTCAAACCCAACATTGGGTTGGTTTTATTAGTTGTATcacagtttttcaattctctGATGGTGGTGTCTACCAAAGTCCTGGAGACTGACGAGGTTGGTGAAGACGAAGAACCCATAAAACCGCTTCAGATCTTATTGGTGAGGATGGCGATAACTTACATCGGAACTTTGATTTACATGTACTGCAACAGATCGACTATCCAAAATGTACCGTTTGGCCCTTCCTCGATGCGTAAATGGCTGGTGCTTAGAGGAGTCACTGGGTTTTTTGGAGTTTTCGGAATGTACTTTTCGCTGTTGTATTTGAGCATAAGTGACGCAGTACTGATAACATTTCTGACACCAACAGTCACCGTAATATTAGCATGGGTTGTCTTACGGGAGAAGCTAACCCGAATGGAAATTGCCGGGTCCGTAGTCTCGCTGGCTGGTGTCGTGCTTATCGTCCGTCCATCGTTCTTATTTGGAACTATTGTGGAACCCAGCGGTGCTGTGGAAAGCGAAGATCCAAAACAAAGGTTGATTGCTACCATCGTTGCACTGATAGGAGTTCTTGGCGCCAGCGCAGTCTACATCATAATAAGATTTATCGGCAGCAAGGCACATGCGATATTAAGCGTTAGCTACTTTTCGATGATCGTAACCATTATATCTTTGTTCGGCATATTGCTCATACCATCGATGAGTTTTCAAGTCCCAAAGGATCCGAAACAGTGGCTGCTTTTCAGCAATCTAGGTGTGTGCGGCTTCGTATTTCAGCTCTTGTTGACGATGGGCATTCAAAAGGAGCGCGCGGGAAGAGGATCGCTCATGTCGTACACACAACTGATATATGCGGTTTTCTGGGACGTCTCTCTGTGGCACCACTGGCCCAGTTTCTGGAGCTGGCTCGGCATGATTGTTATTCTTACTACAACCATTATCGTTGGCAAGTTCAAGCCAAAACAAGACACAAGGACTGCGGTTGTGCCATTACCCGATCAAGAAGTGGCATTGTCAGGTACAAATTACGAACACGAAGTTGAACACATTCCCTTAGATGAGATATCCAAATGAGAAAACCCGTGTAAAAATGTTGAACTTTTATCTGTTGACTTTGCTTTATTTTTAAAGGGTAGGCGTAGATAAAGAGGCTCGAAGCGACTTtgggaaaaaaacaaaaaaattggagaTGCGATATACTTATATAAGACAAAGGCACTCTACCAGTTGTCGAGAAAAACATGTCACATGCACATCGGCAGGTGCTTTGCGGTGTGAAACAAGTGCGTTATACCATAGTCCGATTATTATATGTTCGGGAGGGGATTACTAAGGAGAATCACTGAAAGAAAGCTCATTTCCAAGTCCTGGACCTCGTCGCTGCCGCAGCAGAATGTCTGGTCGCCGTACAAGAAATGGTACGAATTGAGCCTCCACGAGAAGCAGCTGTTTATCAGAACGTTTGTGGACAACTACAAGAGGCACTATCCGGGATCCAAGACAAACGTGTCGCTGCGAGGGCTGGCCACGGGCATGGACGCCCACAGCGACTCTCCGTCGGTTTTTGGCGTGTTCTACAACGACATCTGGGGAACCGTGAGCAGACCCCCGAAGGCTGAGCTAGCCACGAGCAATAAGCGCAACCGGTTCAACCACCCGAGCTTCTGCACCTTGCTGATAAAGAAGTAGCACTAGATAACAGATACATACCGATACATACTAAGAGAACAAGAACCAGGTCCCCCCTGGCTCGATGCAGAAATAGAAACGCTCTCCGGCGGTGAAAATTACTTTACcaatttttaaattttgagagTACATATAGTATATATTAGCAATCACAGACATCTCCGCGCACCTGTCCAGCACACCAGACAGCCGCCAAAACCCTGCGACACTTTTATAAATCCAGCATCaaatgtcaaaaattttgaaacgAACTCAAAGGAAatagtgaaaaaaagaCCCCGACTTGTTTATTAGATACCATTTGATCAAGCGCCACCAGTCTAGATCAAGAAAGCCAAAGCTCCGGCTGCGGCTGCACCGACGATACCGGCATTCAGAACGTTGTTAGAACCACCTAGAGGGGCAGCCGCGTTGGACGACGAGTTGGAGCTGTTGGCAGATTGAGCTTGGGCAAAGCCAGTCAAGGCGACAGCGGAAATGATGACTTTAgaaaattgcattttttatcttAATCTGTTGTGGGAGTTTTCGTTGAACTAATATGCTCTTCTGACTTGCTTCTCCAGACCGGGATCCAAAGTTTCATCGAACATTTTCGACTTTGAATGTGCTTTATATACCTTTAATTTACTGTCAAATGACCTGCAATTTGCTTAGCCCCCCTTTTCTCTCTATTTCTCACCAGCCCCCTGATGCTATCTGGATTTGCAACTATATGACGAAAACAGTGATGCACCGCCTAATCGGGACGTATCCCGTCAAAAAGGGGGAAACCGGCCTAGCCCTCCGAGCCTCTCCGCGCTTCGTGCGGGGCCACGCCAAGTGGGGCGAGGACCAGATGGCGATGAGCAGAGGAGGGGCTGCAGGCGGGTTTCGGATTTGTCGGGACTTTCCACTTTCGCATACTAAATTTAGAAACTCTCGCCGCCAAAGCAATAATTTCAGGGGAGCAACCAGGACCGAAACTTCTCGGACATTGGCGAAACCCAGCGGAATCGGCACGCGGACGGCTGGCAAGACGCAGAACACTGCTAAATTGCAGGGACAGCAGAAGCAAAAAGAAACGCCGTGCGGTTGCATTGGGATATTACATCTCCAAATGCGGAAAGGTGTTTCCAGAACGTTCCATTTGCGGTTGCGCCTGGCTGATTACGTTCACCGCCGCTCGGGCTTAGCTTTTTGCCATCATGATATTCTGTTCTGTTGTGTTATGTATGTATGTATGTAAGTGGTAACGTAATTGAGGTCTGATTGGGATTGCCCTGCAGGTTCGACCGTGCTCGTTGGGAACGATCGGCGCCTACGTACGTCATTTTCCTAGCAGGTTCCCCTGTAGttttttgacatctttttcCTGGTCTCTCTGACCTCTTCGGCGGGCGTCTCCTGCTCGGCGGCAGGGTCAGCGAGGGTGGATAGGACGTCAAAGATGACGTCACCGCGAATGTTTCTATTTTGCGAAGAGGTGGCAACGGCggtttcttctttcacCTTGCTGTAGCAACGGATGAGTTTCGAGACCACGTTCTGTATGTCGGTCAGCAACAGCTGGGCAAGATCGAGTCTCATCTCGGACCTGAACACGACCCTCAGGACCTCGCTCTGGTCGCTGCCGTCAGTGGACTTTGGGAGCGGGTAGTTCGGGACAATCCAGCCGCGCAGTCTCAGCAGGGTCGATAGCATGGCCTGGGGGATGTCGGGGAAGCGCTTGTGGAACTGGGCCGACAGCTTGAAGGCGGCCAGCGGGACACCGGGCTGGAACTGGTCCGGGTGTCTCCAGTAGTCGTCGAGCTTGGCGGGCAGGTTGCCGTCGCTGATTCTGTTGTGGATGCCGCTGACGACTTCGAAGTAGTCGGGCatctctttgtttttcagCAGATTGAAGCAGAAGGCACGTGCCACGAACAGCGACTTGTTGAAGAGTGTCTGGTATCCCTTGAAGCCCAGCGAGATGAAGTTGTAGTACTGGTGGATGACCTGGAACCCGGGCCTCGAGAAATTGAGGCCGAACGTCTCCTCGACGCCGCCCAGATACCTCAGGGTGAATCTCAGTTCCGAAGGCACAAAGTGTCCGTCTCTCCACAGCACCCAGCCCAGGCCGGGAGTCGTCATACCGAATTTGTGTGAGGAGGAGTTCATGCTCAGGACTCTCGGGTGGTTGAACCCCCAGTAACTCACCTTTGCGGCGGCCAGTTGCTTCTCGGTGAAGGAGAAGGGCAGTATGAAGCCACCGCTTGCGCCATCGACGTGGATTGGTATTTCTCTGTTGGACCAGGTTGGGTTTGCGGTTTCGATTTCTTGCAGAGTGTTCGCAACCTGTTCGACGTTCTCGAAATGGCCGGTGTACGTGGTACCCAGGATGACAAACACACCTATCGTGTTCTCGTCGACGAAATCCCACAGCAACTTCGGATCCAGCGAGTGGTGACTCTCAGAGGACACCGGTACTAGTCTGCACTCCACTTCGAAATACCGTGCGAATTTCTCCAATGCAACCTGGCAGGCAGATGACATGATAATGTTGGGTCTTGATGTTGACTTGCTGGCATCTTTCATCTTGTGCTCccatcttttcttcattgcAAGGCCACCAAGCATAATGGCCTCACTTGAACCGGTGGTGGCGCAACCGATAGGCTCCTCGCCGTTTTTGCCGCATTTCCACAACTGCGCTAACATAGAGATACATCTCTCGGTCAGCTCAATCAGCTGAGGGTATTCATCATTGTCGGCGagatttttgttgatgttttcCGTGATCAACTTTTTCGCCAAGGCTGTGCTTGAAGTGTTGACAAAACTTGCCAAATTTAAATGTGGGTTGCCATCCAAGGTCAACTCGTTTCTGACAAGATCGAAAGCCAATTGTTCTGGGACGCCATCGTCAGGTATCACGTAtttattggaaaaaatgcgGTTTTCATGGCGGCTCAAGGATTTGGCTCTTTCACTTGAGGAGCCAAGATTTAAATCCTGCAATTCCTTTGGCAACAGGTTTGCGTCAACCAGATTCTTTGtgaaatcatcatttttttcttcctccaCAAATGTGAAAGGTTTTCTGTGCTTTTCGGTGTATTTATGTaacattttttgttaaatTGTTGTTAAATTGTTGTTAAATTGTTGCCAGCGAGCACCTACATTATTCCGGAGTGTATCAAGACAGTACTTTCTCTGACGTGTTCCCGTCCCTTTTTATATGCTTTCTCGTTTGGCTAGTTTTTCATTGGCATATTCTGTTTTTTTCGTTCTGTGCATTGCTTCTGGCTTGGCGGAACACCTCAAACTCCCCCACGCCAAATGCAGAAAAGGAACATTTTGTCTCCCTTACAGTTGCAGTTGTTGGTCACAAGGTTTACATGTTCACATTCATCTTGCGTCTGGGAACATAAATAGAGGTATGCAACTCATTCCATAGACAGAAAAGTAGATCATGATCATCTCTGGTTATGGCCAGCCTTTAGCTCCCTTCTTGGGGGTCATTCTTGTGAAAAACCATAATCGGATAGAAACAGAAGAGCATCTTCAAGATCGCTGTGTTTTGGCAGCATGCTAATCTGCTGTCAAGGACAAGCAGAGGCCTAATGTGTTTCGAAGCCTTGTCTGCTATATGACTAATTGCTAGCCAACTTTGCGTATTCCTTTGTCGCTCCTCCCCTGTTATTGCATTCAGTACCATCGATGAACGGATGCACGATTGTAGGCGCATGGACGTGGAGTTCTCAAAAGATTCTCACTGTATACATGCATCGTTTGGACAGGCTTACTTCCTTaccaaaacaaaaaggTTACGATTTACAGCGTGTCTCTGCCGGCGATAATCGAGCCGCCTGCAACGAACGTGTCAGCCAAAATATCGTTGGCTTGTCTGGAACTTGACTAGACAAGTTAGCGGCGGTCGTCTAATTCTACAAAAACTTGAAGCTGCTCAGTTTAGTCTCAGGAGAAAAGAATGTATTCAACTATGGTAGtttaaaagaaattgtATATATCAGCTAACTATGCGTTCAAATCTCATGTATAGTAATTGATAATCATCGAGATCGTAGATTATCCTGTCTTTCTTTGTGTAGTTTGAAACTTGGGAAACGATTTGCATGAGTTTAGTAAAAGATTGATTTGACATATCCTTAGCAAAGAAGGTGAGACAAAAATCTTGCGGTTGAAAAGCATTTAGAACACTGTTCATGACCTGCAAATTATCTTGTTTGTGCAGAGAAACTGTGCTCACTGGCACATTACTCTCGAAAGATGCATACGACCACCCCTTTTCGGGTGTTACGTGTAAAGTATAGTaatattcttcatcaatgatCATATTTGATGAATAGCCGCACGGTGTAAATGCAAAAGCATCATGATGGAATGAAGATCCCATGCGGTTTTGATAAACGCAGTCTAGTTGTGTATTCTTGGTGATTTTATAGCCATATGCGTGGCCTTCATCTGCCCCGAGATCATCTTTCACATTCCGGGAACAGATGAATTGTTGAGCTTTATTATTGTCCAAGCCAGTCATCAGTATTTCCAATGTTTCATCCTGATCATCATCTGGGTTAACCTCTGAGTCCTTTGCCATTTCCTTGTTCGTCTCTGTAACATATAGGTTCCAATGATTACTTTGATCATTTCTTCCCACTAAATAACTTCTGCCTTGACGGAAAAAGTTATTGAGATATTCAATCTCATTCGACCAGTTCTTATGAATGCTGCGTTGTTTCAAGGGAAACATGAAGCATCGTCTTGAATAGAATACCTTGTATGGATGGTATTTCCCCTCATCAGATGTATGATTGAGCAAGTCCCATTTAAGCTCATCTTTCACAATGTCAAACAACCTTTCTAAACAGAATAGTGTTGTGGTTGTACCACATGTTTTTAAAGTAATTTTATGGTCGTAGacaaataatgatgattCACTCAACAAAAAGGCGTCCAATTTTCCAGTCGATTTGATTGATAAGACCTCGCATTTCACGAGTTTCAATATCTCAACCCATTTATCCACCTCAATGTTACGCAAGGTTAATTTCTGACCATTTATGCGAGGAATGGTTTGAACGTTAGGATAAAACCATATTTCCAACAGCTTTTCTGGTCCTTCAAAAGCCTCGGTAGAGTCTAAATTAGCAGATAGTTCATGATCAATATATGAATGATTCGTCAACTCCTTGATGCTTATTGTCATGGCTTGATCGCTGTAGAGTAAAGGATAGTATTGATGGAGTAATATATATCTGCAACCGGTATCGTcacttttgaatatttcgTCACCAGTTTATTTCAACGGAATTATCGTGGTTTTCCAGGTCTGTTATACAAGAAGGAAATGTTCACACTTGGCATAAAAGCGCTTGCTTTAGTTTTGCTGATTATTTCGATACTTCTCTGTATTAAAGTCAACTTCTAGAGTGATAAATAGGTGACTATGTGAGGTGAAGACGATACTTTTTCTAATTAACGTGAATTAACTACATTCAAAGTCCAGTAAttcgaaaaaattttctacTCATCGCACTGcagaaaagtgaagaaaaaacgaCAGTAAATATAAAATATGTAAGCTACAGCTTCCAGTAACTTTCAAGTTGTAATATAACTATTAGATGAATCATTCGAGGGTTGCAGGTTATGCAGCGTAAAACTTAAGTCAGCAACTGCACTCGAAAGATAatcatttcatctttctttgtaATGAAGTTTTTTACCTTGAGTTAAATAGTTTTaagatttcaaaggaaCTAGACTTCTTGTAATCTAGCCTGTAGTGTCTTGAAATCATATATGATCTTGTAATTGACACCGGTGAATATGCATTAGCAGACTGCCTTAGCGTTCGAGAGACTTTCTCTCTTAGAAAGCAGCAAAAACAAAGTTACTCATGATTTGTAGCTTGCATAGACCACATCGTGGATATTGAATGTCTTCACAGGAATAGCGTTTTGTTTTGCTTCTTTGTATTGCTCGTCTCAAAATCCGTTATAAACGTTTGGCAAACggttgaatgaaaaatgaaaaactctCAGgtttgtgaaaaaaaaagatagtTCCGGTTGTAAAGCCCCCAGTTGTTTGTTGCTTGAATAATGTCTTTTGGTGGGATCAATACATTCCAACAATATTCGACGGATTATGGTCTCGGTCATAATGGCATTAAAGTTtcattcaacttttttgatgGAATTCCTGAGGCCTCTTTGCTGAACTCATTGGCGTCAAATGAActtcaattgatatttaAGCTATTACTTAAAAAAGATGAGGTTACTAAGGAAAAGGCACTTTCAGACTTgctgaaacttttgaatgattttcCCAGTAATAAGTATCTTTTTGCTGATGATATCTTTTCTCTGTGCTGGTCTCAAGTGTATCCTAAACTTTTGCTAAGcaattccaaaaatatcagagTTCAATCTCATCAAGTAACATCCACTCTTATCAAAGTTTTGCATAAGAAAATAgcaaagtttttgaaagactT containing:
- the GAD1 gene encoding glutamate decarboxylase GAD1 (similar to Saccharomyces cerevisiae GAD1 (YMR250W); ancestral locus Anc_8.801), whose translation is MLHKYTEKHRKPFTFVEEEKNDDFTKNLVDANLLPKELQDLNLGSSSERAKSLSRHENRIFSNKYVIPDDGVPEQLAFDLVRNELTLDGNPHLNLASFVNTSSTALAKKLITENINKNLADNDEYPQLIELTERCISMLAQLWKCGKNGEEPIGCATTGSSEAIMLGGLAMKKRWEHKMKDASKSTSRPNIIMSSACQVALEKFARYFEVECRLVPVSSESHHSLDPKLLWDFVDENTIGVFVILGTTYTGHFENVEQVANTLQEIETANPTWSNREIPIHVDGASGGFILPFSFTEKQLAAAKVSYWGFNHPRVLSMNSSSHKFGMTTPGLGWVLWRDGHFVPSELRFTLRYLGGVEETFGLNFSRPGFQVIHQYYNFISLGFKGYQTLFNKSLFVARAFCFNLLKNKEMPDYFEVVSGIHNRISDGNLPAKLDDYWRHPDQFQPGVPLAAFKLSAQFHKRFPDIPQAMLSTLLRLRGWIVPNYPLPKSTDGSDQSEVLRVVFRSEMRLDLAQLLLTDIQNVVSKLIRCYSKVKEETAVATSSQNRNIRGDVIFDVLSTLADPAAEQETPAEEVRETRKKMSKNYRGTC
- the SPE2 gene encoding adenosylmethionine decarboxylase SPE2 (similar to Saccharomyces cerevisiae SPE2 (YOL052C); ancestral locus Anc_8.800), with the translated sequence MTISIKELTNHSYIDHELSANLDSTEAFEGPEKLLEIWFYPNVQTIPRINGQKLTLRNIEVDKWVEILKLVKCEVLSIKSTGKLDAFLLSESSLFVYDHKITLKTCGTTTTLFCLERLFDIVKDELKWDLLNHTSDEGKYHPYKVFYSRRCFMFPLKQRSIHKNWSNEIEYLNNFFRQGRSYLVGRNDQSNHWNLYVTETNKEMAKDSEVNPDDDQDETLEILMTGLDNNKAQQFICSRNVKDDLGADEGHAYGYKITKNTQLDCVYQNRMGSSFHHDAFAFTPCGYSSNMIIDEEYYYTLHVTPEKGWSYASFESNVPVSTVSLHKQDNLQVMNSVLNAFQPQDFCLTFFAKDMSNQSFTKLMQIVSQVSNYTKKDRIIYDLDDYQLLYMRFERIVS